In one Acomys russatus chromosome X, mAcoRus1.1, whole genome shotgun sequence genomic region, the following are encoded:
- the LOC127184944 gene encoding DDB1- and CUL4-associated factor 12-like protein 1, protein MEAPPSPAAQETPQLAGPSDRQPPTIASQQTGSRKRKAAEVDLGARSSLSPGPSAAMVTAGEGHAEGSFLLAKRPRPVAHHSLVHYLKSRSLGAENYPGLAGFEGDLRRYGVLRLPELLRERQLPLGPLNKVFASQWLNARQVVCGTKCNTLFVVDVKTDHIMRIPLMRDRVPDLSNGSPSCGIHAVELNPSKTLLATGGENPNSLAIYQLPTLDPVCLGDCQGHRDWIFAIAWMSDTVVVSGSRDGTLALWRVDPDMFNGSIAWHKDAGLPVYAHIHPRDMEAIPKATTNPGNRKVRALAFSDKNQELGAVSLDGYFHLWKARSSLSRLLTLRLPYCRENVCLTYCDELSLYAVGSQSHVSFLDLRQGQQNIPPLCSREGGTGVRSLSVHQHIVTVGTGHGSLLFYDIRAQKFLEERSAAGPDMFPVPSGRKLKLTCGSGWINQDDLLENYVAGVEDFPNALYTHCYNWPEMKLFVGGGPLASGLHGNYAGLWS, encoded by the coding sequence ATGGAGGCGCCGCCCTCTCCAGCAGCGCAGGAGACACCACAGCTCGCCGGGCCCTCTGATCGCCAGCCGCCCACCATTGCCTCTCAGCAAACAGGTAGCAGGAAGCGGAAAGCCGCTGAGGTCGATCTGGGAGCCAGGAGTTCTTTGTCGCCAGGCCCATCAGCGGCGATGGTGACAGCCGGGGAGGGCCACGCAGAGGGGTCCTTCCTACTGGCCAAGAGGCCTCGGCCAGTAGCTCACCACTCTTTGGTGCACTACCTGAAGAGCCGCTCACTGGGTGCAGAGAACTACCCTGGGCTCGCGGGCTTCGAGGGCGACCTGCGCCGCTACGGGGTCCTCAGGCTGCCCGAGCTGCTGAGGGAGCGCCAGCTGCCCCTTGGCCCCCTCAACAAGGTGTTCGCGTCGCAGTGGCTAAATGCTAGGCAGGTGGTGTGTGGCACCAAGTGCAACACGCTCTTTGTGGTTGATGTCAAGACTGACCATATCATGCGCATTCCTCTAATGCGCGACAGGGTGCCCGACCTGTCCAATGGCTCGCCCTCCTGTGGCATTCATGCAGTGGAGCTGAATCCATCCAAGACCCTCCTGGCCACTGGAGGTGAAAACCCCAACAGTCTGGCAATCTACCAGTTGCCAACTCTGGACCCTGTGTGCCTAGGAGATTGCCAAGGCCACAGGGATTGGATCTTTGCCATCGCATGGATGAGTGACACTGTGGTCGTGAGTGGTTCCCGCGATGGTACACTGGCACTTTGGCGAGTAGATCCTGACATGTTCAATGGCAGCATTGCATGGCACAAGGATGCTGGGCTTCCTGTGTATGCTCACATCCATCCTAGAGATATGGAGGCCATCCCTAAAGCCACTACCAATCCAGGTAATCGCAAAGTGCGAGCACTTGCGTTCAGCGACAAAAACCAGGAGCTGGGAGCTGTGTCCCTGGATGGCTACTTCCACTTGTGGAAAGCCAGGAGCTCCCTGTCCAGGCTGCTGACCCTAAGGCTGCCCTACTGCCGAGAGAATGTGTGTCTCACCTACTGTGATGAGCTGTCCCTCTATGCTGTGGGATCCCAGTCTCACGTTTCGTTCCTGGATCTCCGCCAAGGCCAGCAGAACATCCCACCGCTGTGCTCCCGGGAGGGAGGCACTGGTGTCCGTTCTTTGAGTGTCCACCAGCATATAGTCACAGTGGGGACAGGCCACGGTTCTCTGCTCTTCTATGACATCCGTGCCCAGAAGTTTCTTGAAGAAAGGTCTGCAGCCGGTCCAGACATGTTTCCTGTGCCCTCAGGAAGGAAACTCAAACTCACCTGTGGCAGTGGCTGGATCAACCAGGATGATCTCTTAGAGAATTATGTTGCTGGTGTAGAAGATTTCCCCAACGCACTCTACACTCACTGCTACAACTGGCCAGAGATGAAGCTCTTCGTAGGAGGGGGACCACTGGCCTCAGGCCTCCATGGCAACTATGCAGGCCTCTGGAGCTAA